The Setaria italica strain Yugu1 chromosome VIII, Setaria_italica_v2.0, whole genome shotgun sequence genome includes the window AGTCATCACGCAGTCCTAAAATTTATCTTATGATACCtcctttttctctcttctcatatTCCTtcatccacatcatcaaaaatcctacgtggcactacATATGAGACGACCTATGTGACTGATGAGGTGTAACAATTCTCTTTTAAGAATTCTCGACGTCAGTGGTAGAAAATAAACTGCTTTCCTGGCTGAAACGTCATCAGCGTGTTAGAACGGCTGCCGCTGCACATTGCCTTCTGCTGCTGCAACTGCGCTACTCTCACCCGAACAGCAGCAGGTAGCTATAAAGCAGCACCCCGAACACACTGCATATTTATGTGACTCAATGGAATAATTCAACGGTTAGGACCTAATGTCATGTCGTTTACGTACTTCTGTGAGACAATTAGTCTTTCTTCTCACAGCTGAGAATCTATATGGAAAAAAAGACCCCTAGTCAATAGAGTTAGTAAAGGCTTGTTTGGTGTGGCTcccgccggctccggctccgcaaTTGTAGCGCATCGGTGCACGTGCCGGAGCTGGAGCCGGGGGGAGCCACTTTTCCCAGCTCTGGCAGCTTCATTGGTTCGGCAGTTCATTTTGAGTAGGAGAGAGGAGAATAGCTCCGTGCTGTAGTGTCCTACAGTATCGCTACAGCATTTGTGTCGGGCGGAGCCAAAACAGGCAGAGCTGCGCCAGAGCCACCCTAAGAATACCTAAAAGTTCGAAGAAGCAAACATTAATTATTCATTATCTTATAATTTCTTGGTTGGTGTCCTTTCACTTTCCTTAGTCTTCCTTTGTCAAGACCACTGGTTCCTCCTTTCCCTACCCGCTTTATGTGCATCAATCATCCGAGAGAATACTCAGTAGTCATCTCGCTCAGCAACAGCATCCGTACAAGCTTAGTTTGCAGACCACAATCTGAAAAATCTTgaagacacacacacacacacagagaatGGGCGGTTCATCCGGCCTTGTGGACTGGAGAGGACGGCCTGTGAACACCAAGAAGCATGGAGGAGTGAGAGCTTCAATCTTCATTCATGGTAAGCCAGTCCTACCTGCATGCCTAGTCTCATGCTGCCGATGACTTTTATGTGCTCTCCGCTACTCAGTATCTTTGAATCTAGTGATCATCTCGAATTCTCGATGATACAAAGTTTCTCAGTTAGAGCTTAGAGGGCTTCCGATCGCTCTGTTATCTGTTAATCTAGAAACATCCGCCGATTCTGTTTTCTCTGCCATTACATATAGCTTAAGCTGGTTTCTGATCTTCTCCAACCTAAGATTTCCTACTTAATATCACGCAAGAGAGTTTGTTCAGATCCATTCTTATACAATGAGTATATGACAAAACCCCTTTCCCTTTTCTTGTAattatcttccaatgctttctATATGTTTGGCGTGTTCCTACTCTTACCTACTCCCGCTTTTGTTGTTTAGCGTGTATTCCGCAAGAATTGAGACTGACGTGACGTCGTGTCCTCTCGATCGAATGGTCCTTACGCTGAACGATCGAGTGCTCGTAATATCTCTGACTTCTTCAATGCCCTGTTCCTTGCAGCGCTGGTGCTGCTCAGCAACGCAGCCAACATTGCCAATATCTTGAATCTTGTCAGCTACCTGCGCAATGAGATGCACATGGACGTCGCGAGGGCATCGACGATGGCGAGCAACTTCTTTGCTGCGCTGCAGATGTTCTCCATCCCAGCAGCCTTCCTCGCCGACTCCTACGTCAAGCGCTTCTACACCGTCCTCATCTTTGGCCCTATTGAGATTCTGGTACAACTTGCTACTCGATTTTGTTGCAAAAATTTCTCATTCCACACTCCCACAAAGAGATCCTTGGGGTACATATAGGCCAACATAGGTAGGTGGCTTAGAGGCTAAGTAAATCATGTAAAGAGCTTCTAAGTAGATAAAAGCATCTGAGCAGTAATTGGTGATAAGGTGCACATAGGCATGAACCACCCACGGGTAGAAGTGCTCACAGGTACTGAGTGCACACATGCACTACTAATACATCATTCTATCACCATCAGGACTTAATTCTAACACatacctctttttttttgttaaattttAAGGTTAAGGTACATGTTGTGTTAAAGAAGAACGACCTTCTTATTTAAACTCATATTCTGTGCATATGGTTAATAGTTTGCTTTGTCATGTCAGTTCGTAATCGATGTAGACGTTAGTGTTGTCGTTTTCACATTTCTTCTGCTACCAATGTAATCATATCCCGATTGGCAATGGAACCTGATCCATCAAGACGCCTGCCCACGCATATATGGCTGCTCGGCGAAGTGGCACAAAAATTAGCCAAAAAGAATAAGATTTTAGTAAGACAAGTGTGCTTTCTCTGAGCTCACATGATATAATAATGAACTAGACTATGTGCAAACTTTGCAGAGGCTGGAACAtgtttatattttctaaaaaagctAATGGGAAACGATCCGCATATATTGGTGATCAGTCAATCATTTGTTGGTCACGTGAGGTGTCAGCAGTTGTTGGTAAGCTGTCGATTTAGTTGGGTGATTCAGACCTGCACTACATTCTCAGTACTTTTAGTTGGGTGATTCAGATCCGCACTACATTCTCAGTACAACGGGGACAGGATATGGTTTGGCAAATCAAACTTTTCCTTTAGTCTTCTCAGTACTTGTGATGTGATGTCCGCAATTTAGTTTGTTATTTTGTTTATCATTGTCTTCCTGTTTTCTTTAGCATCTATGTTATTTTGAACGATGTTATTGTAGTTTTAAGTCTCCAATATGTTAATTTTGTACctttaaaatgttgaatatgatTAATAAAATTGGCATTAGTGATGAGTTTATATATGTTATCTACCCCACATGATAATCTTCAGACATAACTGTATCAGATCATGAGGTCATGGCAACAAACATTGGTGATCAAACAACCAATTTAACTAGAAATATCTTTGATCAGCTTAAACGAAACAGAGCAAGGTGTGACTCAACTCTGATGCAGGGTTACATCCTTCTGGCGGTCCAAGCACATGTTCCATCACTGCAACCACCACCGTGCACCCCTGGACACCTGGCAACCACTTGTGAGTCCGTCCATGGATCAAACCTGAGCTTGCTTCTCCTGGGCCTCTACCTGATCCCCATCGGCGATGGGGCAGCACGGGCTTGCCTGCCGGCTCTCGGCGGGGAGCAGTTCGACACATCTGATCCCGTGGAGCAGACGCAAGAGGCGAGCTTCTTCAACTGGTACACCTTCGCGGTGTCGACGGGTGGGTTCGTGGGGCTCGTGTTCGTGGTTTGGGTTGAGAACAGTAAAGGTTGGGACATTGGGTTCTTCGTCTGCGCTATCTGTGTGCTCCTGGGAATGCTGATATGGATTGCCGGGTTCCCGTTCTACAGGAACCAGCTGCCAACAGGCAGCCCCATCACAAGACTATTGCAGGTATGTATTGCATTTTAGAGTTCCAAGTTCATCCCTTTTTGTATAGCTTCACATAAATGATTTGTTGGAGAGCATATAGAAATATGAATTTCGTTTTTTCAAAACTATTGCTTTTGGGAAATTTTTCATAATTCATCAATGGTGTGCTTTCTGTAAATCAACTGTTGAATTTTGAGTAAATTACAAACCTTTCCCTTCAGTTTATGCTTTGGGGCTAATCTGGTAAATTTAGTATCAAAGCAAAAGGTCCATAATATCGAATAAGCCCAGTTTGTTGAAAATTTGTTGAAAAAATTGTTTCCCTCTCCTATTACACATTTGTGACTTGAGGTTGTCATTCACAGGATGTAATGTTGAAGTAGAGTGAATTGTTCACCTCCATTTCACGGATTAATTTTTTTAACTAGCCAAACAAGCCTAAGAATATGCATGTCTTCATTACAAAATTAGTGCAGACACATTAAGCCCACGACTGTTTTCATATTATTGACATTCTCATGTGCTAGTCCATATTAAATCTTATGGCCTTATCATCCATGTTAGGTTCTCGTAGCAGCATTCCAGAAACGAAAAGTTAAGTTACCAGAAAACCCGAGTGAACTAAAGCAAATAAACAAAGATGAAGCCAGTGCCATTGAAATGCTACATAAAACCGAGGGATTTCAGTAAGTACAGGACATTCTTTGAACCCTCCAAACATCGATGAAATACAATGAAAGGCTGAAAGTGTCCTCTCATTACCCCTTTATGTTTTTTCAGTTGCCTTGATAAAGCTGCAGTAGACACTGGAAAGACTGGTGCCTGGTCTCTCTGCAGCATTACTCAGGTGGAGGAGACCAAGATCATCCTTCGAATGGTGCCCATCTTCCTCAGTGCCGTCCTTGGGTATATTCCGGTGCCTCTGATCCTCAATTTCACCGTGCAGCAGGGAAACACAATGGACACCAGGCTTGGTGCAATTCACATCTCCCCTGCAACACTCTTTGTCATCCCTACCGTATTCCAGATGGTGATCCTCATTGTTTACGACCGGTTTATCGTCCCCTTCCTGCGAAGAATCACAGGCTATGTGGGAGGTGTCACACACCTCCAGCGCATCGGCATCGGGTTCCTTTCAGCCACAGTGGCCACAGGCATTGCTGccctggtggagatcaagaggaaAAAGGTGGCCGAAGAGAATGGCCTTATGGATGCAACCACTGGGATTCCAATATCTGTCTTCTGGCTGACAGTGCAATTCTTCCTCCTAGGTATTGTAGACGTCACCTCCTTTGTAGGGCTTCTTGAGTTCTTCTACAGTGAGGCGTCCATGGGGATGAAGTCCATTGGGAGCTCCATCTTCTACTGCATTCTTGGGGTGTCTGCTTGGCTGGGGAGCTTGCTGATACAATTAGCTAACCGAGTTACAAGACACAGCGATGGTACAGGAGGGTGGCTTGATGGGACAAACCTTAACAGGGGGAAACTTGATCGGTTCTATGGGTTGCTAGCAGTTCTGGAGCTAGTGTCGCTATTTATCTACATGTTCTTTGCGAGGAGGTATGTTTACAGGAATGACCAAAAGGTTGTGATTGATGGAGACAATAAGACTGCATCAGAAGGTGCCATAAATGTGATCTGAGAACCTGCAAGTATTTCTAGGGCAACATGGTGAAATGCTTAATTTACAAGAACTATGGTCATGTGGGGGAATAGAAGGATATCATGCACTCATCCAAACTGTGTTAGAAATATCAAGCTCGGATTGCCTGTAAACTACAACTGCGATGCTACTACCAGGTTGTAGAGCACTAATATGGACTGTACATAAATCTAATGAAATCCAAACATACATGCTAtatacactactagaaaaccccTTTAGCTACGCTACAATAGTAACACAATCTCAAAGTGTCTCTACGTCAGCACGTGAGGATGCTTTTTGATACGGTTTCAAGAATGTGTCAAAAAATCACGTTATTAGACACACTTACAACGTTAGTAGTCTTGTAGAGATATTTTTGAAATCGTCTCAAAATGACACGGAGTTGGACACACTTAAAAAGGTCATTACCCTTCATACACGTtgtgtaacaccctaattttcaacttttgcaaattaataaaatttgttggAATTTTAGAAATTAATTGCTTGTGTTTAAGGATTTAAGTTTCATGGTAAAGAGCggcctgaaccctcacatgattaatctatCGAAGTcgaattaaattgttgttatttattgtggttatctttatttatgttcatacTTAACATGGGTGGTACAAACTTATACTtattaattgctaataaaacttgaccaaccaatAAAAATGCTGAAATACTGTTAAACCTTGCCTATCCTTAAATAGTCTTACACTACACATTTTCCCacgcttgctgagtaccaatcataagtgtactcactcTTGCTAAAACCGCTGCTCACACCAAATCAACTTTGAGGAGATTCCTGAAGACTTTgaagagttctaggcgtacgtgtgCCACCAATCAACTACCTGTGGAGTCATCGTCATCGTTGTTGTTCCGCTGCTAGAATAAAGACTCGTTTTGCTCTTCGAATtaaagactttcggtcatgtaataaatttaatactcCCTCTTTACGTTTTGGCATTGTCTatggtatttactgaagtcattgcatgtgtgaaacttgatcttGGTGCACATGTAATTTATTCATCTGGTTTTACCTATATAgaaatggtatcagagctgtgtTGATcgtaggacgttagcctagttagaaaatggtatCTATAATGCTTTAGTAGCGTTTCTTACTTAATGCTGGCTTTAAATATGCTTCAATAGGCTTATCCTTACTTTTATCTCATCCTCATTGCTCTACTTGCTTCTTGAAAGGATCGCATGATGCCTAGCGGGGTGGTGAATAGTCTCGATCTTTAAAACCTGAAAATTCTTCGCAGTAGAGTTACATGGGTTGGAACTTTCGATAGAGATAAAATTATTCTgcgaaattcaaaataaaataagtttcagtagaatctatttgaatcaaaagttcagcaATAATGTATAGAGACTACTGCATGTGATCTTTATGAAAGAAACTTCACAAGAATGTAGATAGGCACAAATCAAGCTCTAGGTCAATagaacttgaagaacacaataaACACACGAGACAAAagatttgtttaccgaagttcactcccATAAAGTAAgttacgtctccgttgaggagctcacaaagagtcgggtcctcactaaccctttacctctctcaatcaaccacaaagaaggattgagtcacttactatgaattcTCCAAGAGgatgggtaatacaaacttcccgggCGCACCACAATAAGAGGGCACTCAAACGGGCAACGCTGAACCATCTAGAatcaagcttcaagagtaacaaagaccgaagatgcttcaaatgctcttgagatgaacttagttgacctcacactcaaagctagagtcacacacctcaaatccttctctcacccaagccctaactcaaaactctcaaagatttagctcaaggagggagtggggaggagtattgaatgctctTGGAGGTGCTTGTCTCGGGTTAGGTCAGCAACAAATGAAGGGGAGGCTGAGAGGGTATAAATACCCAAGCCCAAAAAACTAGTCGTTGCTGTTCTATTAAGTGATTGTCAGAACTTCTAACACTATTCAAATAAAATAGCTAAGCACCCCCTATCGTACTGGGAATTTTCGGCATTTATCGTGAGAACTTCTGACACTGTTCAATTAAATCCGTTGAGCACCCCCTGTCGGAAATTTTGAAAACTTCAGGcaggtgtcggaacttccgaccttGTGTCGAAACTTCTGACTCTCACAGAAACTGTGAGAAACTAAATGTGCAAGTGGGTGagtggtgtctctcataggtggttagcatctcaaataagcactttgacatcttcaagctatccatccgcGTCCGCCTTTATAGTACGGTGTTCCTAcactcaaattcaaaaatagaaagTATAAAAAGATCTTTCTTTATGCTTCAACACTGTCCTTCAAATAAATTGGGTTCTTTCTTGCACCTTTTCATTTGTTAAGATTTAAACCTGTCAATTTCTCGATAAATTCATTAGTTccttaattatgcatgtcatcaataccaaaacccacttagggcaCCAAATACACTTTCGTTTGTTTATCTTGCTTTGTCATTCTTTTCACTCTATGCTTCTTACTCTTGCTTCAAGGAATCCTTCATATCT containing:
- the LOC101784543 gene encoding protein NRT1/ PTR FAMILY 4.5 → MGGSSGLVDWRGRPVNTKKHGGVRASIFIHALVLLSNAANIANILNLVSYLRNEMHMDVARASTMASNFFAALQMFSIPAAFLADSYVKRFYTVLIFGPIEILGYILLAVQAHVPSLQPPPCTPGHLATTCESVHGSNLSLLLLGLYLIPIGDGAARACLPALGGEQFDTSDPVEQTQEASFFNWYTFAVSTGGFVGLVFVVWVENSKGWDIGFFVCAICVLLGMLIWIAGFPFYRNQLPTGSPITRLLQVLVAAFQKRKVKLPENPSELKQINKDEASAIEMLHKTEGFHCLDKAAVDTGKTGAWSLCSITQVEETKIILRMVPIFLSAVLGYIPVPLILNFTVQQGNTMDTRLGAIHISPATLFVIPTVFQMVILIVYDRFIVPFLRRITGYVGGVTHLQRIGIGFLSATVATGIAALVEIKRKKVAEENGLMDATTGIPISVFWLTVQFFLLGIVDVTSFVGLLEFFYSEASMGMKSIGSSIFYCILGVSAWLGSLLIQLANRVTRHSDGTGGWLDGTNLNRGKLDRFYGLLAVLELVSLFIYMFFARRYVYRNDQKVVIDGDNKTASEGAINVI